One window of the Nicotiana tabacum cultivar K326 chromosome 4, ASM71507v2, whole genome shotgun sequence genome contains the following:
- the LOC107796176 gene encoding putative protein kinase At2g41970, whose amino-acid sequence MMCCGGAEEDSYSGGPPANQNTAPPRAGNPYGGGAGGASERGEPRSAARSGAPQKVLPIEVPEMSLDELNRLTGNFGQKALIGEGSYGRVFGAKLSNGQQAAIKKLDTSSSPEPDSDFASQLSIVSRLKHDHFVTLMGYCLAANNRILVYEFATMGSLHDVLHGRKGVQGAEPGPVLTWNQRVKVAYGAARGLEYLHEKVQPPIIHRDVRSSNVLLFDDFTAKIADFNLTNQSSDTAARLHSTRVLGTFGYHAPEYAMTGQITQKSDVYSFGVVLLELLTGRKPVDHTMPKGQQSLVTWATPRLSEDKVKQCVDPKLNNEYPPKAIAKMAAVAALCVQYEADFRPNMTIVVKALQPLLNAKPAGSEPQA is encoded by the exons ATGATGTGCTGTGGAGGTGCGGAAGAAGACAGTTATAGCGGCGGTCCGCCGGCTAATCAAAATACAGCCCCTCCGAGAGCCGGCAATCCCTATGGCGGCGGTGCTGGTGGTG CTAGTGAAAGAGGAGAGCCAAGGAGTGCTGCTAGGAGTGGAGCTCCTCAGAAAGTTCTACCGATTGAGGTACCAGAAATGTCCTTGGATGAGCTAAATAGACTTACTGGTAACTTTGGACAGAAAGCTCTGATTGGAGAGGGATCTTATGGCCGCGTTTTTGGTGCTAAATTAAGCAATGGCCAACAAGCAGCAATTAAGAAATTGGATACTAGTTCTTCACCAGAACCAGATTCTGACTTTGCATCCCAG TTATCAATAGTTTCAAGACTTAAACATGATCATTTTGTGACTCTGATGGGGTATTGCCTGGCAGCAAATAATCGAATCTTGGTTTATGAGTTCGCAACCATGGGCTCGTTGCATGATGTGTTACATG GTAGAAAAGGAGTACAAGGTGCTGAGCCTGGTCCAGTTCTTACTTGGAATCAGAGAGTTAAAGTTGCTTATGGTGCAGCTAGAGGCCTCGAATATCTACACGAAAAAGTTCAACCACCAATTATTCATCGTGATGTCAGATCCAGCAACGTGCTACTCTTTGATGATTTTACAGCAAAGATTGCTGATTTCAACTTGACAAACCAGTCTTCAGACACAGCAGCTCGTCTGCATTCCACTAGAGTTCTTGGGACATTTGGCTACCATGCTCCAGAGTATGCCATGACAGGACAGATAACACAAAAAAGCGATGTGTATAGTTTCGGAGTTGTTCTCTTAGAGCTATTGACAGGAAGGAAGCCAGTAGATCATACAATGCCCAAAGGCCAACAGAGTCTTGTTACATGG GCAACTCCGCGATTAAGTGAAGACAAAGTGAAGCAGTGTGTTGATCCCAAGCTAAATAATGAGTACCCTCCAAAGGCAATTGCTAAG ATGGCAGCTGTTGCAGCACTTTGTGTTCAATACGAGGCAGATTTCCGGCCAAACATGACAATTGTGGTTAAGGCACTGCAACCACTTCTCAATGCAAAACCAGCAGGATCAGAGCCTCAAGCATAA